In one Lolium rigidum isolate FL_2022 chromosome 3, APGP_CSIRO_Lrig_0.1, whole genome shotgun sequence genomic region, the following are encoded:
- the LOC124697055 gene encoding 63 kDa globulin-like protein, translating to MVIKASIPLLFLLAAGLLFAAAVGTSREEEGRRSEQWEHQHGKQGRGREGEQEQEQDSRRPYVFGPRSFQRIVRSDQGSVEALRPFNEESRLLRGIKNYRVTIIKANPRSFIVPGYPDADTISYVVQGEGVVTLIENGEKRSYTVRQGDVVVAPAGTIRHLANTDGRRKLIVANILHTISVPGKFQYFLGESLVSSLSKRVQRAAFKTSEDRLEKLFGRQGQKQGFIVRASEEQVRELRRQASEGGQSHHWPLPPFGGDSRDTYNLLQQRPTVANRHGRLYEADARSFRALGDHDIRVAFANITAGSMTAPYYNTQSVKIALVLEGEGEVEIVCPHLSQESQRHQQGQSERGKGRGREEEDDEREQQHQQQGRGSGSESESEEQQQQQQQKYETIRARVSPGSAFVVPPGHPVVEISSSRGSDNLQVVCFEINAQKNERVWLAGKNNVLGKLDRPAKELTFGAPAREIDAVLDAQQDEGFFAGPEQQQGQGEEEWRHRGRGEEAVESFLRMAAGAF from the exons ATGGTGATCAAAGCAAGCatccctctcctcttcctcctcgcagcAGGTCTCCTCTTCGCAGCGGCCGTCGGGACCTCCAGGGAGGAGGAGGGCAGGCGCAGCGAGCAATGGGAGCACCAGCACGGGAAGCAGGGCCGCGGGCGTGAGGGTGAGCAGGAGCAAGAGCAGGACAGCCGCCGACCGTACGTATTCGGCCCGCGCAGCTTCCAGCGCATCGTCCGGAGCGACCAGGGCTCCGTCGAGGCCCTTCGCCCATTCAACGAGGAGTCCCGGCTCCTCCGGGGCATCAAGAACTACCGCGTCACCATCATCAAGGCCAACCCGCGCTCCTTCATCGTGCCAGGGTACCCGGATGCTGACACCATCAGCTACGTCGTTCAAG GCGAGGGGGTGGTGACGCTGATAGAGAACGGTGAGAAGAGGTCCTATACCGTCCGTCAGGGCGATGTCGTCGTTGCGCCGGCCGGGACGATCAGGCACCTGGCCAACACCGACGGCCGGAGGAAGCTGATCGTCGCCAATATTCTCCACACCATCTCCGTGCCCGGCAAATTCCAG TATTTCTTGGGCGAGTCGCTCGTGTCAAGCTTGAGCAAACGAGTCCAAAGAGCTGCTTTCAAG ACTTCGGAGGACCGGCTGGAGAAGCTGTTCGGGAGGCAAGGGCAGAAGCAGGGGTTCATCGTCCGCGCCTCCGAGGAGCAGGTCAGGGAGCTGCGCCGCCAGGCGTCCGAGGGCGGCCAGAGCCACCACTGGCCTCTCCCCCCGTTCGGCGGCGACTCCCGTGACACCTACAACCTCCTGCAGCAGAGGCCCACCGTCGCCAACCGCCATGGCCGCCTCTACGAGGCCGACGCCCGCAGCTTCCGCGCCCTCGGCGACCATGACATCCGCGTCGCCTTCGCCAACATCACCGCT GGCTCCATGACCGCGCCGTACTACAACACGCAGTCCGTGAAGATCGCCTTGGTGCTGGAAGGCGAGGGCGAGGTGGAGATCGTGTGCCCGCACCTGTCGCAGGAAAGCCAGCGCCACCAACAAGGTCAGAGCGAGCGCGGCAAGGGCAgggggcgcgaggaagaagacgacgagcGCGAGCAACAACACCAGCAGCAAGGACGCGGCAGCGGAtccgagtcggagtcggaggagcagcaacagcagcagcagcagaagtACGAGACGATCCGTGCCCGGGTGTCGCCCGGCTCGGCGTTCGTGGTGCCCCCGGGCCACCCCGTCGTGGAGATCTCGTCGTCCCGCGGCAGCGACAACCTCCAGGTCGTGTGCTTCGAGATCAACGCCCAAAAGAACGAGAGGGTGTGGCTCGCCGGGAAGAACAACGTGCTCGGGAAGCTGGACAGGCCCGCCAAGGAGCTGACGTTCGGCGCGCCAGCGAGGGAGATTGACGCGGTGCTCGACGCGCAGCAAGACGAGGGCTTCTTCGCCGGACCAGAGCAGCAGCAGGGGCAGGGGGAGGAGGAATGGCGCCACCGCGGTCGTGGTGAGGAGGCCGTGGAGAGTTTCCTGAGGATGGCAGCCGGTGCGTTCTGA